The Vigna angularis cultivar LongXiaoDou No.4 chromosome 9, ASM1680809v1, whole genome shotgun sequence DNA window TTGAACCATATGGAAATGTTCTTCACGTCCGGATTCGCCGGAACTTTGCTTTTGTGCAGTTTGAAACGCAAGAAGATGCCACTAAAGCATTAGAGTGTACAAATATGAGGTAAGTAATGGAATTATATTGTCTTGTAGTatagttacaaatattaattttttggtTTCATTACACTTGCAGTAAGATCCTGGACAGAGTGGTGTCTGTGGAGTATGCTTTGAGGGATGATGGTGAGAGGGGTGACAATTATGATAGTCCCAGGAGAGGAGGTTATGATAGATCACCCAGTCCAGTTTATCACAGGCGACCAAGCCCCGACTATGGTCGTCCACGCAGTCCTGTCTATGATAGGTATAATGGTGGACCTGACAGGCGGAGGAGTCCTGATTATGGCAGACACAGAAGTCCTGATTATGGCAGACACAGAAGTCCTGATTATGGCAGGCGCAGGAGTCCTGATTATGGCAGGCGCAGGAGTCCTGATTATGGAAAGCCAAGGAGTCCTGATTATGTGAAGCCAAGGAGTCCTGATTATGTGAAGCCGAGGAGTCCTGATTTTGGGAAGCCGAGGAGTCCTGATTTTGGGAAGCCGAGGAGTCCTGATTTTGGGAAGCCAAGGAGTCCTGAATATGGTAGATTTCGCAGGTATTATATTCTTATCAGTAAATTTAAACCTTTCATGCACtctttttttattcactcttgCAGCTTATTTATTCTGCTTTATCTGCAGCCGTTCTCCAGTGCGCAGGTCTAGAACGTAAGGATGTCCGGTTTTAGAGTAAGAAGAAAGGCTACAATGACACTGTCACTTTCTAGTTGTTAGAATAGCAAGTGGTACATTATGTAGTAAAAGGGTATTTCTGAGTTTAATGTGGTTTGCGTCTTTATCTAGCAATTAGTGCCAATGGTTCCATAGGGACCTACTATGAGACCTTGTTTAGTGTGGGATTATTAATGCATATTTTTTCAATGACATCGTGCTTTGCTACAGCCCAAATTCTCTTTCCGTAGCTAGTATTAACACTATTGTGAATGAGTGTGCTCTTGCAGTTAATCTGTAATCAACTGTGCTCTAAAAGAAATGTTATTTGCTAATTCGCTCGTGCACTGATTCTACGGTGATATGCATTATTTCAAATGCCCTCTTTTTGCCGAAGAAACGTCATTCTTGTTTTGATCAAGTACTCCTATACACTAATTCTGCCCcaattctgaaaaaaaaaacttggtaAAAGTAGGTGTCTGAGtagtataaataatttcttatttgcTAGATGCTCGAAACCTTGGATGATATTCGTTTAGGTTTATTTGGTGTAGTAATTTGGTGGTTTGAATGAAAAATTTAGGTAAGGTTGGGAAAGAATATTAGGTAAACGGGTTTTGGTAACCAGCATTGGCTTCTTTTTAGTCATTTTCAATTTAAGGTAGAATTGTAACGACTTTGATTATTCGCGTCTTGGATGCGCATCCCTACCTTTGCATGTTTCTGTAATGAATCAATTCTAAAAGCTAAATCCatcaaaaaaatgtttatattatttaagcGCTATTCGATTtgataaccttttttttatgctttttcttAACAAACAACATCAAATGCTATTAGGGTGATAAAATAGGTTGGGTCTGACGGCTTGCCTATGTGGGTTGGGACgtattgtgatttttttgttctttcccttttttatttttatttgagattttgaTTTTAGCGTTCTCAGAAGAGATCTATTGgtctttgtttgatatttttaagtgtaattttatatttgagaaaaaagattagatttgaaattttgaaatgaaggGGTGAGTTGAAGGTATTGAAAAATGACAGGTTTTTTGTGGCCTGTTTTTGTCACTCTTAAATGCTAAtgggtttttattttgtttttatatatctttttaagaatgaaaatatatattaaaaagttaagaTAATAACTTCATACTAGTGAAAACGAAAAGTCAACTTTTTATATGGCAGGCTTGtttgaacttttttatttgcttaatgTGGTCTTAATAAACTTCTAGGgaaaacatcaaataattaGCCGTCGGCCTTCGGCAAGTGTTGAAATTAGagtaatataagaaaaattttcGCATAATTCGGTCAAAGTTTCTCAAATTTCAACTCCTAAATAATAGGAGAATGGGTcttgttttatctatttaatagcttttttaaaaaagaattcaaATGTCATTAACCCATTTAGTAgaatttaaagttattttaagtAAGTGAAATGTATagaatttttttacaattttaaattattttttataatatataaaaataaagtatgcTTTTAATATTTAGTCTTCTTACTAAGGGTGTTAATAACGAAACCAACTAGGCAACCATCTTggaaagaaagtaaaattgatttaaagaaaataagaaaaagcaTCCACCATTATTTTGCCCTTTATCCTTTCATACATAACCACTGAATGTGATGAATCAGAATAGTCCTTTTTGCTCATCTCAATTTACTGAATTTGTGGCTCCTTTAACAGTCTCATGTCTACATCTTCcacttcaatttttcaaaactcaTTTCCTCTTTCATTGACTTTTCCTCTTTCAACACTCACTCAATCATTTCAATAATAACTATTGATCGAAGATGAAACCATCAAATGAAACTATGATCAGATAAAAATGTAACAAAAATACCTCTCCTGAgataaatttatctataaaCACTTACAAgataacagaaaaaaaagattCAAAATTTATCTGTTATTGGCTATCATTTGATGATCATATTGTTTGGAGAAACTCATTTCATTAATAATGAACACCCCTTGAAGACAAACAAGAGTTTCATGAATTGCAGCACAGATCAAACCAGATAAGATTCTGATACATGATGACAGAAGGATCAATAACAAGAATAACATATCTAAGCTGAGGACTTGCTGAGTTCTTGATGAATTGCCTTTTCCAGCCATGCCTCAGCATGTTCCATGATTCCAGGGCTGAGTCTGATCATGAGAATGCAAAATTCAGTTTGATTAAGCTTTCCATCTCCATCAAGATCTCCTTGTCTAACCATGGCATCTGCATCCTCCATAGTCATGCCCTCCATGCCAAGAAGAGCTGAATTTCTCCTCAGACTCTCACTCGTTATCAAACCTGTTTCTGGGTCTGATAGAAGCTTGAAACCTCCACAGAGTTCTGAAACAAAGGATTCCACATCAAGCTTCTCTGCCATGACTGGTAGCAAGTCCTCAAACTCTGTCTCTGTCTCCATGCTGCTGTTTTGCTTCATGCTCTGTTGCTTGCTTTCCATTTTATGATACCAACCTTCCCTTTTCTTCTGCTTCTCAACGTTCCAAAGCAGAAAGCGACTTTTCAACACTCAATGAGAATTCGTTAGGACAAGTCCTCTTTTATAGACATGTAAAAGTTCTTCCTTTTCGAACGACTTATGAGGTTCATTGAAACTCCAAAACCACCATTTATAGATTCCATTCATCTTAAGATACACTTGGATCCGTAAAAAAGAGTTACtaaaactagtttatttgttgcATAAATTTACTGTAATATacgtaatttatttattttttattttatgcttaCTATTGAGAAATGTAACTCATCATTTTTTACccataaaatttaatatgaGAATTGAGAAATCATTGAgttattaatcatttaaaattgtaatttgagAATTTAGATTCTCTAAATCATTGAGTTATTAATCATTCAAAATTGTAATTTGAGAATTTAGATTCTCTTCTGTTagatttttttgtgtgttgtaTTTTTTCGGAATATACtaatgaatattaatttttatattttaaaatatattaaaaatatttttaaaataccagTATCAATGTATTTTAATGCTTAAcagaaaacaacataaaaaattctACTAAAAACTTCGGATTCTTAATTTGATATCATTATTAGTTTCTACCAAATTTGGAAGTTGGATTTTTCATTGGCTTTACACAGTATTTACTAAAGGAATCAAGAACTAATATAAagaataactatttattttggTAGTTACTGTGACTAAGactcttttttaacaattattctCTTAAATGTAACTTTATTTCTCTATGGGTAACTCCTAGCAACCATCACAGGAtgcatacttttttttatagtcTCAACATAGAATAATatagaataaattataagataatgTTTGtgcttatttatatattataaatttattttatttttaataaatatattaatgcCGAtctaataacaaataatattata harbors:
- the LOC108319261 gene encoding serine/arginine-rich splicing factor RS31, with protein sequence MRPIFAGNLEYDTRQSELERLFSKYGRIDRVDMKSGFAFVYYEDERDAEEAIRALDNVPFGHEKRRLSVEWARGERGRHRDGSKANQRPTKTLFVINFDPIRTRVRDIEKHFEPYGNVLHVRIRRNFAFVQFETQEDATKALECTNMSKILDRVVSVEYALRDDGERGDNYDSPRRGGYDRSPSPVYHRRPSPDYGRPRSPVYDRYNGGPDRRRSPDYGRHRSPDYGRHRSPDYGRRRSPDYGRRRSPDYGKPRSPDYVKPRSPDYVKPRSPDFGKPRSPDFGKPRSPDFGKPRSPEYGRFRSRSPVRRSRT
- the LOC108319248 gene encoding calcium-binding protein KIC; this translates as MESKQQSMKQNSSMETETEFEDLLPVMAEKLDVESFVSELCGGFKLLSDPETGLITSESLRRNSALLGMEGMTMEDADAMVRQGDLDGDGKLNQTEFCILMIRLSPGIMEHAEAWLEKAIHQELSKSSA